The genome window CGATCACGGATTGATCTTCTTGGGCTACCAACCGGGGTTCTTCGAAGTCATATTCATCGTAGATTTCGCCGACGATCTCTTCCAGGATATCTTCAATAGTGATCAGCCCCGAGGTGCCGCCATATTCATCAATGACAATGGCGATCTGGGCCTTTTTCTCCACAAAGTCCCGCAGCAGATCGCTGATCTTTTTACTTTCCGGGATAAAAAAAGGCGCTCGCAGCACCCTGGAAAGATCCAGCTCAGCATCAGTGACATCCCAGAAAACCAACAAGTCTTTGGCCAACAAGATGCCGACGATATGGTCGATATCACCCTGATATACCGGCAGACGGGAGTGACCCCGCGCTAATATTATGCCGATGATCTCCTTTATGGGAGCATCGTGCGCCACGCAGGTCATATCTACCCGGGGCACCATGATCTCTTTGACCAAGGTATCTTTAAATTTAAAGATACTCTCGATCATCTGCCCTTCCTGGCGACTGATGAAGCCCCGTTCCTCGCCTTCGCCAATAATGGTTTGAATTTCTTTTTCTATATCTTCGGGTTGGTCAATACTCCTCCTCTGGGTCCAGTATTGCCATAAACGCTTGAGTAATCCCGGCCTGGGACTGTCCGCGTCGTCCATATTAAACCCTCATCTGTTTGCGTTCATCCCTTAAATAATGAGTCACTGCCTGGATTTCCCGCGGAAATTCTAAGCCTCGATCCAGGAACTTGATCTCATAACTGGCAATCTGAAAATGTTCGGTAGCATATTCCAGGGCTAACCGATAATCAAAGTTTTTACAAGAAAAAACATCCAGACTCAAGTAAGCCTTTTCAGGGAAGGTATGGACGCTAATGTGGCTTTCGGCAATTAGCACAAACCCCGAGAGGCCCCAGTCCTGGGCATACTTGCCTGAATATTTGAACACATAGGGCGGCATGATCTTGGTCATCTTGATCAAATCCGGGCATTTATTCAAGAATTCATAAATCCCGTCCAGATCGACCAGCCGCTCCTGGCTGCATCCATAGCCATCTACCATCAGGTGCTGCCCAAAGCCAAGTACCGGTTTTTTCAATGTTCTTTTCCTCCCTCATCCTGCCTTTTTTTGCTTTGCGGTCACCACCCGGAGGGGTAACCCTACTGCTTTACGTCGCGGAGTAGCATAAACCTCCTTATTCAAAAATCGGGGGGGTTACGATCCATAAAATCTGGGCCTCTCGTTTGCCCAGATTAGCCACGGAGTGCTCCCGATCGGAGCGAAAATAAAAACACTCGTGAGCCCTGATCTTGTATGCCAAATTATCCAACCTGAGGCTGATCGTCCCTTTCAGGACCAGCCCGAATTCCTCCCCCTCATGGGGACCTTGCGGTTCGATCTGACCGCCGACGCCCATAGTGACCAGCACCGGATCCATCATGCGCTTCTGGGCGTCCGGAACTAGGACCTCGATCTTGCAAGCCGACGTCGATTTTGAGGTGATAATCCGGGCACTCTGGGAATAAACCACCCGTTCTTCGACCAGATCCCGGAAAAAATCCGCTAACGACACTCCCAGGACATCCAGGATATCCTTGAGAGTGGCAATCGAGGGCGAGGTCAGATCGCGCTCCAATTGCGAGATAAAACCCTTGGTCAGATAGGCCCGATTAGCCAACTCTTCCTGGGTCAAGGAATTGGCCTGGCGCAACCGCTTAAGTTTTTCGCCGATCTTCACAGATCATTCCAGGTTTACTATTAATAAACATTTTGTTTAGTATAAAAATTTATCATATAATCTTTTCAGAAGCTGAAGTCAAGGGTTTTTATATTAGGGTAGATAAATTTATAAACTTCCCTGCCCCGGACCTGGTTTCGATCACGCCCATGCGCTGGTAATTACTATGCTTTATGCTAGACTTCAGCCTCGCCAGTCGGGGGTTTGCTCAGGGCCGTTCTGACTGCTGGTGCCAGGCCTCCACCAGGGTCCGGAACTCTATCGGCAAAGCCACTGGTTTACCGTCAGAATTAATACACACCATGGTCAGGTCAAGGTCGGTAGCCAGTTGGCCGGTAGCAGATTTAAGCAGTTGTTGGTGGAACTTGAGGCTACGGCTTTTTATCTGGGGAATGGTGGTGATGATCTCAATTTCTTCATTATAAGACAATGACTGTCGATACCGGCAATGGGCCTCGACGATGGCCAGATGTAGCTTGGCGGCCACCAGCCGGGGGTAGGGAAATCCTAAATCCCGCAGACAGGCTTCCCGCCCCAGCTCAAAAAAATGGTAATAATTGCCATGGTATACTGCCTGCCCCATGTCAGTCTCATACAGGGGCACTCGATAGACAAACCGGTGACTGCGCAGGGACATCAGAATTTCCACTCAGACCTTAGGGAAAAAACCAAAAAAAAGAGGAGTGCTTTGGCACTCCTCGCCCAGTCTCAAAGCTTGATCTTTATTCGCCAGCGGCCTGTTTGGACTTTTTAGATTTAGTCAAGGCCTCCGGACGCCCGACCAATTCGACGATGGCGATCGGCGCCGCATCCCCCAACCGGATTCCCTTGGGTATGATCCTGGTGTAGCCCCCAGGACGGTCCAGGTAACGGTCCCGTAACTCTCCAAACAACTTGGCCACCACCTTTTTAGAACGTATCACCGCCAGGGTTTGCCTCCGGGCATGAAGATCACCCCTTTTGGCCAGGGTAATCATCTTATCCGACAATTGGCGCAATAACTTGGCCTTGGTCCGGGTAGTTTCCAGACGTTCGTGTTCCAGCAGAGAAGTGACCAGATTACGCATCATGGCCTGACGGTGTTCCATGGTTCGAGATAAGCGGCACCCGGCTTTATTATGCCTCATGACAATCCTTCCTTTCCTACGGACAGGGATTCCTGAGGAGGAAAGTTATCCAGCTTCATACCTAGACTTAAACCCATATCCGCCAGAATTTCTTTGATTTCATTGAGAGATTTGCGGCCAAAATTCTTGGTTTTGAGCATCTCGGCTTCGGATTTCTGGACCAGTTCCCCGATCAGACGAATATTGGCATTCTTCAGACAGTTGGCCGAACGCACCGATAATTCCAATTCATTAACGCTGCGGAATAGATTTTCATTGAGGCTGTCGCTCTCTTCAGTGGGTCGCTCTTCAAACTGTTCCTGGGTCTCTTCAAAATTAATAAAAATGGTCAGCTGGTCTTTTAGAATCTTGGCGGCATAGGCTACCGCATCCTCAGGCGAGACACTGCCATCCGTCCAGACCTCGAGAGTCAATTTATCGTAATCGGTCTGTTGTCCGACCCGGGCCTGGGTGACCACGTGATTTACTTTGCGGATCGGGGAGAAGATGGCATCAATGGGGATGTTCCCTATCGCCTGCCCCTCCTCCTTATTGCCTTCGGCCGGGACATAGCCTTTGCCAGTTTTGACATTCACTTCCATGATCAGCTCACCATCCCGGGAAAGGGTGGCAATATGTAGGTTAGGATTGAGAATTTCAACGGTCCCATCGGTCTGGAAGTCTCCGGCTGTGACTTCTTTTTCACCCCGGGCCTCCAGCCTGAGAGTTTTGACGCTATCGGCGTGCATCTTGAGGCGGACATTCTTGAGGTTGAGAATAATTTCCGAGATATCCTCGAGCACCCCGGGAAGTGTAGAAAATTCATGGTAAACATCTTTGATCTTCACCGAAGTGATGGCAGCACCCCGGAGGGAAGAAAGGAGAATTCGGCGCAATGAATTTCCCAGGGTGGTCCCAAATCCCCGTTCCAAAGGTTCACAACTAAATTTCCCATAAAACCGGGTATGGGTCTCGGGATCGATCTCCAATTTCTTGGGCCTGATCAACTCACTCCAGTTCTTGTGCATTACCTCTCCTCGGCACAAAAACCCAGTTATTATTTAGAATACAATTCAACGATCAGTTGCTCCTGAATAGGCATGGTTAGATCTTCTCGGGTGGGCAGCATCCGCATGGAGCCTTGGAATTTTTCCTGGTCGACTTCCAGCCATTCCGGGATGCCACGTCGGGCGACCGCCTCCATGGCCTCCTGGATGTGTCGGATCTGACGGCTTTTTTCCTTCAACTGCACCGTATCACCGACTTTGACCAGATAAGATGGGATGTTTACCTTTTTCCCGTTAACCAGGAAATGGTTGTGCCGCACCAATTGACGGGCCTGGGTCCGGGAGTTGGCAAATCCCATCCGATAAACAATATTATCCAAGCGACTCTCTAACAGCATCAAGAGGTTGGTGCCAGTAATGCCTCTTTGCCGTTCGGCTTTTTCAAAGTAATTACGGAACTGCTTTTCCATCAGTCCATACATGCGCTTAACTTTCTGTTTTTCCCGCAACTGGATGCCATAATCCGAGAATTTGGCCCGCGCTCGGCCATGTTGTCCGGGTGGGTACCCACGCCGCTCAAAGGCGCATTTATCCGTATAACAGCGATCACCCTTGAGAAATAATTTCGTTCTC of Deltaproteobacteria bacterium contains these proteins:
- a CDS encoding acyl-CoA thioesterase, which translates into the protein MSLRSHRFVYRVPLYETDMGQAVYHGNYYHFFELGREACLRDLGFPYPRLVAAKLHLAIVEAHCRYRQSLSYNEEIEIITTIPQIKSRSLKFHQQLLKSATGQLATDLDLTMVCINSDGKPVALPIEFRTLVEAWHQQSERP
- a CDS encoding S-adenosylmethionine decarboxylase; translated protein: MVDGYGCSQERLVDLDGIYEFLNKCPDLIKMTKIMPPYVFKYSGKYAQDWGLSGFVLIAESHISVHTFPEKAYLSLDVFSCKNFDYRLALEYATEHFQIASYEIKFLDRGLEFPREIQAVTHYLRDERKQMRV
- the rpsD gene encoding 30S ribosomal protein S4, with the translated sequence MARNLDPSCRICRRERTKLFLKGDRCYTDKCAFERRGYPPGQHGRARAKFSDYGIQLREKQKVKRMYGLMEKQFRNYFEKAERQRGITGTNLLMLLESRLDNIVYRMGFANSRTQARQLVRHNHFLVNGKKVNIPSYLVKVGDTVQLKEKSRQIRHIQEAMEAVARRGIPEWLEVDQEKFQGSMRMLPTREDLTMPIQEQLIVELYSK
- a CDS encoding HlyC/CorC family transporter; the encoded protein is MDDADSPRPGLLKRLWQYWTQRRSIDQPEDIEKEIQTIIGEGEERGFISRQEGQMIESIFKFKDTLVKEIMVPRVDMTCVAHDAPIKEIIGIILARGHSRLPVYQGDIDHIVGILLAKDLLVFWDVTDAELDLSRVLRAPFFIPESKKISDLLRDFVEKKAQIAIVIDEYGGTSGLITIEDILEEIVGEIYDEYDFEEPRLVAQEDQSVIVDARLDIEELAAYFDIPCPEGEFESVGGLLIHHLGRVPKVNDQVKVNNLEFQVVAADDRRVKKIRVQPLTPAVSENLSIQS
- a CDS encoding DNA-directed RNA polymerase subunit alpha, producing MHKNWSELIRPKKLEIDPETHTRFYGKFSCEPLERGFGTTLGNSLRRILLSSLRGAAITSVKIKDVYHEFSTLPGVLEDISEIILNLKNVRLKMHADSVKTLRLEARGEKEVTAGDFQTDGTVEILNPNLHIATLSRDGELIMEVNVKTGKGYVPAEGNKEEGQAIGNIPIDAIFSPIRKVNHVVTQARVGQQTDYDKLTLEVWTDGSVSPEDAVAYAAKILKDQLTIFINFEETQEQFEERPTEESDSLNENLFRSVNELELSVRSANCLKNANIRLIGELVQKSEAEMLKTKNFGRKSLNEIKEILADMGLSLGMKLDNFPPQESLSVGKEGLS
- the rplQ gene encoding 50S ribosomal protein L17, producing the protein MRHNKAGCRLSRTMEHRQAMMRNLVTSLLEHERLETTRTKAKLLRQLSDKMITLAKRGDLHARRQTLAVIRSKKVVAKLFGELRDRYLDRPGGYTRIIPKGIRLGDAAPIAIVELVGRPEALTKSKKSKQAAGE
- a CDS encoding helix-turn-helix transcriptional regulator, yielding MKIGEKLKRLRQANSLTQEELANRAYLTKGFISQLERDLTSPSIATLKDILDVLGVSLADFFRDLVEERVVYSQSARIITSKSTSACKIEVLVPDAQKRMMDPVLVTMGVGGQIEPQGPHEGEEFGLVLKGTISLRLDNLAYKIRAHECFYFRSDREHSVANLGKREAQILWIVTPPIFE